Proteins encoded within one genomic window of Brachybacterium muris:
- a CDS encoding DUF881 domain-containing protein, with translation MADDTGHTTPTRRELTGRIGVGLVMGLCGVLFVSTARISGGESIRDESGSVAEVLRERGRTISDLTDAAASKRTRIEELTQGTSSSEDRSQLVADAVGLSAVSGPGVRITLSDAPTSALGSIPGVTPDDLVVHQQDMEAFINALWAGGAEAMMLQDQRVINGSAFRCAGNTLLLEGRVYSPPFVITAIGDPDAMIASLDSAPSVKVYREWVEYVGLGERSEPLDEVTLPAFEGSLTIDVARTG, from the coding sequence ATGGCCGATGACACCGGGCACACCACCCCCACGCGCCGCGAACTCACCGGCCGCATCGGCGTGGGCCTGGTGATGGGCCTGTGCGGCGTGCTGTTCGTGAGCACCGCCCGAATCTCCGGCGGCGAGTCGATCCGTGACGAGTCCGGCAGCGTGGCCGAGGTGCTGCGCGAACGCGGCCGCACCATCTCGGACCTCACCGATGCCGCCGCCTCCAAGCGCACCCGGATCGAGGAGCTCACGCAGGGCACCAGCAGCTCCGAGGACCGCTCCCAGCTGGTCGCTGATGCGGTGGGCCTCAGCGCCGTCTCCGGCCCCGGAGTGCGCATCACGCTGTCCGACGCCCCCACCAGTGCGCTGGGCAGCATCCCCGGTGTCACGCCGGACGACCTGGTGGTGCACCAGCAGGACATGGAGGCGTTCATCAATGCCCTGTGGGCAGGCGGTGCGGAGGCGATGATGCTGCAGGACCAGCGCGTCATCAACGGCAGCGCGTTCCGCTGCGCCGGCAACACCCTGCTGCTCGAAGGACGGGTGTACTCCCCGCCGTTCGTGATCACCGCGATCGGTGACCCCGACGCCATGATCGCCTCCCTGGACAGTGCCCCGAGCGTGAAGGTGTACCGCGAATGGGTGGAGTACGTGGGCCTCGGTGAACGCTCCGAGCCGCTGGACGAGGTCACCCTTCCCGCCTTCGAGGGCTCGCTCACCATCGACGTTGCGAGGACCGGATGA
- a CDS encoding cell division protein CrgA: MARSKRKRSARAKAAPAAATSESEHLEELAQDDVEDSKDPKDPKDSKDSKDSKDKGPRADTGKDPVRKKRTPARAATGELGEKAKDASRSKSPKKSAAAEGARSGRGRRVAATSQMNPQWLVPTAVTLLIVGLVYLVTYYLSAGTLPLPIGDWNLAAGFGLIMLGGGMFMFWK, translated from the coding sequence ATGGCCAGGAGCAAGAGGAAGCGGTCCGCACGGGCGAAGGCTGCACCCGCAGCCGCGACGTCCGAGTCGGAGCACCTCGAGGAGCTCGCCCAGGACGACGTCGAGGACTCCAAGGACCCCAAGGACCCCAAGGACTCCAAGGACTCCAAGGACTCCAAGGACAAGGGTCCCCGCGCCGACACCGGCAAGGATCCGGTGCGGAAGAAGCGCACCCCGGCCAGGGCGGCCACCGGTGAGCTGGGCGAGAAGGCGAAGGATGCCTCCCGCTCGAAGTCCCCGAAGAAGTCCGCTGCCGCCGAGGGTGCCCGCAGCGGCCGCGGCCGTCGGGTCGCAGCCACCTCGCAGATGAACCCGCAGTGGCTGGTCCCCACGGCCGTCACCCTGCTGATCGTGGGCCTGGTGTACCTGGTCACCTACTACCTCTCCGCCGGCACCCTCCCGTTGCCGATCGGGGACTGGAACCTGGCCGCGGGCTTCGGACTGATCATGCTGGGTGGCGGCATGTTCATGTTCTGGAAGTGA
- a CDS encoding glutamine amidotransferase-related protein gives MAEQETAGTPILVVDNYDSFVYTIVGYLEQMGAACTVVRNDEVPQQEDGTVDLTGFAGVLVSPGPGNPTTAGRSLEVIGACAEVRVPMLGVCLGHQALGQFYGATVQHAPELMHGRTSELTHEGHSVFQGAPSPLTATRYHSLTVVPATIPEQLEVTAATASGIVMGLAHRELPLHGVQFHPESVLTENGHLMLARFLELCDGIDAEERSRGLAPLLASS, from the coding sequence GTGGCTGAGCAGGAGACCGCCGGCACCCCGATCCTGGTGGTCGACAACTACGACAGCTTCGTCTACACCATCGTGGGCTACCTCGAGCAGATGGGCGCTGCGTGCACCGTGGTGCGCAACGACGAGGTCCCCCAGCAGGAGGACGGCACCGTGGACCTCACCGGCTTCGCCGGGGTGCTGGTCTCCCCCGGTCCCGGCAATCCCACCACCGCGGGGCGCTCCCTCGAGGTGATCGGTGCCTGCGCCGAGGTTCGGGTGCCGATGCTGGGCGTGTGCCTGGGGCACCAGGCGCTGGGCCAGTTCTACGGGGCCACCGTGCAGCACGCCCCGGAGCTGATGCACGGCCGCACCAGCGAGCTCACCCACGAGGGCCACAGCGTGTTCCAGGGGGCGCCCAGCCCCCTGACCGCCACCCGGTACCACTCGCTCACCGTGGTGCCCGCGACCATCCCCGAGCAGTTGGAGGTCACCGCGGCCACCGCGAGTGGGATCGTGATGGGCCTGGCCCACCGTGAGCTGCCCCTGCACGGGGTGCAGTTCCACCCCGAGTCGGTGCTGACGGAGAACGGGCACCTGATGCTGGCGCGCTTCCTGGAGCTGTGCGACGGCATCGACGCCGAGGAGCGCTCCCGGGGGCTCGCTCCCCTGCTGGCCTCCAGCTGA
- a CDS encoding class E sortase, with protein sequence MTRGSHSAGNRTRSRSLLGGVIGVLGELLLTAGALMLLFLVWQLWWTDVIADREQDGIVAELDQQWGEVDQQIAPRQDGPPPVPDTLGDTMVWGTMHVPEFDRERVPLAEGVSLEKVLNVKGVGHYPETALPGQVGNFSVAGHRNTYGRPFEDIARLEDGDAIVIETADAFYVYEVTESLVVMPDAVEVIAPAPGQPDVEPTEAMLTLTACHPMYSARERYIVHAEFAYWTDRADGIPEALAEQEEG encoded by the coding sequence ATGACACGCGGATCGCACAGTGCCGGCAACCGCACCCGCAGCCGCTCCCTCCTCGGCGGCGTGATCGGCGTGCTCGGTGAGCTGCTGCTCACTGCCGGCGCGCTGATGCTGCTGTTCCTGGTGTGGCAGCTGTGGTGGACCGACGTCATCGCCGACCGCGAGCAGGACGGCATCGTCGCCGAGCTCGACCAGCAATGGGGCGAGGTGGACCAGCAGATCGCCCCCCGTCAGGACGGCCCCCCGCCGGTGCCGGACACCCTGGGTGACACCATGGTGTGGGGCACCATGCACGTGCCCGAGTTCGATCGTGAACGGGTGCCGCTGGCCGAGGGCGTCAGCCTGGAGAAGGTGCTCAACGTCAAGGGCGTGGGCCATTACCCGGAGACGGCCCTGCCCGGCCAGGTGGGCAACTTCTCGGTGGCCGGTCACCGCAACACCTACGGTCGGCCCTTCGAGGACATCGCCCGCCTGGAGGACGGCGATGCGATCGTGATCGAGACGGCCGATGCGTTCTACGTGTACGAGGTGACCGAGTCGCTGGTGGTGATGCCCGATGCGGTCGAGGTGATCGCACCTGCCCCCGGCCAGCCGGACGTGGAGCCCACCGAGGCGATGCTCACCCTGACCGCCTGTCACCCCATGTACTCCGCGCGTGAGCGGTACATCGTGCACGCCGAGTTCGCCTACTGGACAGATCGCGCCGACGGCATCCCCGAGGCGCTCGCCGAGCAGGAGGAGGGCTGA
- the pknB gene encoding Stk1 family PASTA domain-containing Ser/Thr kinase: protein MSDGNVVLGGRYTLGRVLGNGGMAEVFLAEDTRLHRTVAVKVLRSDLARDASFQERFRREAQSAASLNHPSIVAVYDTGEEHSTSVTGAEVTIPYIVMEYVEGSTLRAFIDPEDPMDVAQAGEVMAALLSALEYSHRAGIVHRDIKPGNVMITESGQVKVMDFGIARAVADATSAMTATQAVMGTAQYLSPEQARGQLVDARSDIYSAACVMFELLTGRPPFTGDTPVSIAYQHVRETPPAPSHFNPAITPAMDAVILTGLAKDREERYASAVAFSRDIAAVISGRAPALVAGTVPAGADADATTVLSPMDDATEALPVMAGAAGGATSALAAQHTGPITAQNGAVVTPGSPPPGPVDEKKKRTPWWLIALVVVAVVGLLAALVWWLDPLGDDGPESVAVPAVVGETEADALALLEDVGLKGEVEYQNSTDVDEGTVISSNPAPEAAAPVGSTVALTVSSGPEDVTVPDLAGKTRDDARAELEELGLVMSEGEQEDAPKLESGQIVRSSPQAGSPVQPGSTVEVVVATGNVTMPNLDGVDIEEATKILEDLGLVAAPTEREDTENAPGTVLEQSRPAGEPVQVGTSVNLIVAREAGPATVPNVEGRTLEEATRILGDEGFGTPTAREHHASVPEGRVIRTEPGANEEVARGSSITIVVSLGPEPAPEPEPEPTTEEPEPTEEPSPTEEPEPTSEAPGENPPTGPGNNNGRGRGSGNGG, encoded by the coding sequence GTGAGTGATGGAAACGTGGTCCTCGGGGGCCGGTACACCCTGGGGCGTGTCCTGGGCAACGGCGGCATGGCCGAGGTGTTCCTGGCGGAGGACACCCGCCTGCATCGCACGGTCGCGGTGAAGGTTCTGCGCTCGGACCTGGCGCGGGACGCCAGTTTCCAGGAGCGGTTCCGCCGGGAGGCGCAGAGCGCCGCCTCGCTGAACCACCCCTCGATCGTGGCCGTGTACGACACCGGCGAGGAGCACAGCACGTCCGTCACCGGGGCCGAGGTGACCATCCCGTACATCGTGATGGAGTACGTCGAGGGCAGCACCCTGCGTGCGTTCATCGATCCCGAGGACCCGATGGACGTGGCCCAGGCGGGCGAGGTGATGGCCGCGCTGCTGAGCGCACTGGAGTACTCCCACCGCGCCGGCATCGTCCACCGCGACATCAAGCCCGGCAACGTGATGATCACCGAGAGCGGCCAGGTCAAGGTGATGGACTTCGGCATCGCCCGGGCCGTGGCCGATGCCACCAGCGCCATGACCGCCACCCAGGCCGTGATGGGCACCGCCCAGTACCTCTCGCCCGAGCAGGCGCGCGGCCAGCTGGTCGATGCCCGCTCCGACATCTACTCCGCGGCCTGCGTGATGTTCGAGCTGCTCACCGGGCGGCCCCCCTTCACCGGCGACACCCCCGTGTCCATCGCCTACCAGCACGTGCGGGAGACCCCGCCCGCGCCCTCGCACTTCAACCCGGCGATCACCCCTGCGATGGACGCGGTGATCCTCACCGGACTGGCCAAGGACCGCGAGGAGCGGTACGCCAGTGCCGTCGCCTTCTCCCGCGACATCGCTGCGGTGATCTCCGGCCGCGCACCGGCCCTGGTGGCCGGGACGGTCCCCGCCGGTGCCGACGCCGACGCCACCACCGTGCTGAGCCCCATGGACGACGCCACCGAGGCCCTGCCCGTGATGGCCGGGGCCGCAGGAGGTGCCACCTCCGCACTCGCCGCTCAGCACACCGGGCCGATCACCGCCCAGAACGGCGCGGTGGTCACCCCCGGCAGCCCGCCGCCCGGTCCGGTCGACGAGAAGAAGAAGCGCACCCCGTGGTGGCTGATCGCCCTGGTGGTGGTGGCCGTCGTCGGCCTGCTCGCCGCCCTGGTGTGGTGGCTGGACCCCCTCGGTGACGACGGACCGGAGTCGGTCGCCGTCCCCGCCGTGGTCGGTGAGACGGAGGCCGACGCCCTGGCGCTGCTGGAGGACGTCGGGCTCAAGGGCGAGGTGGAGTACCAGAACTCGACAGACGTCGACGAGGGCACCGTCATCTCCTCGAACCCGGCACCGGAGGCGGCTGCCCCGGTGGGCAGCACCGTGGCCCTGACCGTCTCCTCCGGTCCGGAGGACGTCACCGTCCCCGATCTCGCCGGCAAGACCCGTGACGATGCGAGGGCGGAGCTCGAGGAGCTCGGTCTGGTGATGTCAGAAGGTGAGCAGGAGGACGCCCCGAAGCTCGAGTCCGGACAGATCGTGCGCAGCTCCCCGCAGGCGGGCAGCCCCGTGCAGCCGGGCAGCACGGTCGAGGTGGTGGTCGCCACCGGCAACGTGACGATGCCGAACCTCGATGGTGTGGACATCGAGGAGGCCACCAAGATCCTCGAGGACCTCGGCCTGGTGGCGGCTCCCACGGAGCGTGAGGACACCGAGAACGCACCCGGGACCGTGCTGGAGCAGAGCCGTCCCGCGGGCGAGCCCGTCCAGGTGGGGACCTCGGTGAACCTGATCGTGGCCCGCGAGGCCGGGCCGGCCACCGTGCCCAACGTCGAGGGGCGCACCCTGGAGGAGGCCACCCGGATCCTGGGGGATGAGGGCTTCGGGACCCCGACTGCACGCGAGCACCACGCCTCCGTCCCGGAGGGCCGGGTCATCCGCACCGAGCCCGGGGCGAACGAGGAGGTGGCCCGCGGCTCCTCGATCACGATCGTGGTGTCCCTGGGCCCGGAGCCCGCCCCCGAGCCCGAGCCCGAGCCGACCACCGAGGAGCCCGAGCCCACGGAGGAGCCCAGCCCCACCGAGGAGCCCGAGCCCACCTCCGAGGCCCCCGGGGAGAACCCCCCCACCGGGCCCGGCAACAACAACGGCCGCGGGCGAGGGAGCGGCAACGGTGGCTGA
- a CDS encoding LppM family (lipo)protein, which produces MNTISRRRRLLAALVLPFLLVLAGCRFHADFEINDVDSMNVTMDLGIDTEFIADTYGSAAEMCEDMQEEESLFGEVTPEPYEEEGLWGCRATGVIERADFGSDMQLSEEDGKFHLVMGGSSTDPGAETEALESQIDFRASFTFPGKVLESKGGTIDGNTVTYTSMTEFSNGVDITAESGGFPWWIVVVAVLLLGFLLLLALGLGAFLFMRSRKKAKSPAAAPGGYGSPAAPGSHAVPPAPGSNGSPAVPPAPQAGQSWGGSAQQSAPPAQGQQWGSSPAQPGQGQPPQAPEQGQQPWSQAPGQNQPPQAPGQGQPPQNPGW; this is translated from the coding sequence ATGAACACCATTTCGCGGCGCCGGCGCCTCTTGGCCGCGCTGGTCCTGCCCTTCCTCCTGGTCCTCGCGGGATGCCGCTTCCACGCGGATTTCGAGATCAATGACGTCGACTCCATGAACGTGACGATGGATCTCGGGATCGACACCGAGTTCATCGCTGACACCTACGGGTCCGCTGCGGAGATGTGCGAAGACATGCAGGAGGAGGAGAGCCTCTTCGGCGAGGTGACGCCCGAGCCCTACGAGGAGGAGGGGCTGTGGGGCTGCCGTGCCACCGGTGTGATCGAGCGCGCCGACTTCGGCAGCGACATGCAGCTCAGCGAGGAGGACGGGAAGTTCCACCTGGTGATGGGCGGCAGCTCCACCGACCCGGGCGCCGAGACGGAGGCCCTCGAGTCGCAGATCGACTTCCGCGCCTCCTTCACCTTCCCCGGCAAGGTGCTGGAGTCCAAGGGCGGCACCATCGACGGCAACACCGTCACCTACACGAGCATGACCGAGTTCTCGAACGGGGTGGACATCACCGCCGAGTCCGGCGGCTTCCCCTGGTGGATCGTCGTGGTCGCGGTGCTGCTGCTCGGTTTCCTGCTGCTGCTCGCCCTGGGTCTCGGCGCGTTTCTGTTCATGCGCTCGCGCAAGAAGGCGAAGTCCCCGGCTGCGGCGCCGGGCGGCTACGGCTCCCCGGCCGCGCCCGGCTCCCACGCCGTGCCGCCCGCTCCGGGCAGCAACGGATCCCCGGCGGTGCCTCCGGCTCCGCAGGCAGGACAGTCCTGGGGCGGTTCGGCCCAGCAGTCCGCGCCTCCCGCTCAGGGACAGCAGTGGGGCTCCAGCCCGGCGCAGCCCGGTCAGGGGCAGCCGCCCCAGGCGCCCGAACAGGGCCAGCAGCCGTGGAGCCAGGCTCCCGGTCAGAACCAGCCCCCGCAGGCTCCCGGACAGGGCCAGCCCCCGCAGAACCCGGGGTGGTGA
- a CDS encoding SGNH/GDSL hydrolase family protein — translation MADLSPADGETRPRHPWHRFVALGDSFTEGIGDPDPMVPGGHRGWADRVADELGRDAPDFSYANLAIRGRLYKQILDEQLEPALALNADLISIFAGGNDVIRRGDPDEIASAMDDAVGRLAADGATVILWTGPDVGDTAVFNLIRGRVAIYNENIRAVARRHGAAVVDLWSLPALTHSVMWAEDRLHFSPAGHQAIAVEVLDTLSVPHGLDRFTLHDDEGEERTRREVRHEDIQWARQYLGPWVVRRIRGVSSGDGIAPKRPQPSPVFGQAMPPGSSAADPVRAAADAAGTAVDTVRAAAAEAFGAGKADEERGGQSPQGGQASKDDQTPAEPKDH, via the coding sequence GTGGCAGACCTTTCCCCTGCGGACGGCGAGACCCGGCCGCGTCACCCATGGCACCGCTTCGTGGCCCTCGGCGACTCCTTCACCGAGGGCATCGGCGATCCCGACCCGATGGTGCCCGGCGGGCACCGCGGCTGGGCCGATCGTGTGGCCGACGAACTGGGCCGCGACGCGCCCGACTTCAGCTACGCGAACCTCGCGATCCGGGGGCGGCTGTACAAGCAGATCCTCGATGAGCAGCTCGAACCGGCCCTCGCCCTCAACGCGGACCTGATCAGCATCTTCGCCGGTGGCAACGATGTGATCCGCAGGGGCGACCCCGACGAGATCGCTTCGGCGATGGACGATGCGGTGGGGCGACTGGCGGCCGACGGCGCCACAGTGATCCTGTGGACGGGGCCCGACGTGGGCGACACGGCGGTGTTCAACCTGATCCGGGGCCGGGTCGCGATCTACAACGAGAACATCCGGGCGGTGGCACGCAGACATGGTGCGGCCGTGGTAGACCTGTGGTCGCTGCCCGCCCTCACCCACTCGGTGATGTGGGCGGAGGATCGTCTGCACTTCTCCCCCGCCGGCCACCAGGCGATCGCAGTGGAGGTGCTGGACACCCTGAGCGTCCCCCATGGACTGGACCGGTTCACCCTGCATGATGACGAGGGCGAGGAGCGGACCAGGCGCGAGGTGCGCCACGAGGACATCCAGTGGGCCCGCCAGTACCTGGGACCATGGGTGGTGCGCCGCATCCGGGGCGTCTCCTCCGGTGACGGCATCGCTCCTAAGCGCCCCCAGCCCTCCCCCGTGTTCGGGCAGGCCATGCCCCCTGGCTCCTCGGCCGCCGATCCGGTGCGGGCTGCCGCGGATGCCGCGGGGACAGCTGTGGACACTGTTCGGGCTGCCGCTGCCGAAGCGTTCGGCGCCGGGAAGGCCGATGAGGAGCGTGGCGGGCAGTCACCGCAGGGCGGGCAGGCATCCAAGGACGATCAGACCCCGGCGGAGCCGAAGGACCACTGA